The Pontiella desulfatans sequence GCATGGGCTTCTCCGTTTCCGGCGGGTTCGGGCTTTTCAACCTCAGCGAATATCTCCGCCACGCCGGCGGGGAGGTCTTGATCGATTCCGGCCCCGGCAACGGAACCCGCGTAACCCTTTCGCTCCCGCTGGAGGAACAACATGGATAGGCCAATCCGAATCGTGTTGGTGGACGACCATGCCGTGATGCGGGCCGCCTTGTGCAGCCTGCTGGATGCCCGCGCGGAGTTCTCGGTGGTGGGCGAGGCCGACAACGGGCGCGAGGCGCTCGCCGTGGCCGCAAAGGCCGCGCCGGATGTGGTGGTGATGGATATCAACATACCCGAGCTCAACGGCATCGATGCCACGCGGCAGCTCTGTGCCCGCTTCCCGCACATGAAGGTCATTGGCCTGTCGGTTCACACGAAGGGCCGCATGGTTTCGGAAATGCTCGATGCCGGCGCCATGGGCTATGTGCCCAAGAGCAGCGCGGCGCAGGATCTGATCAACGCCATCCGTTCGGTCATGGCCGGCAACATGTATGTCAGCCCCGAGGTACTCGGCGACTTCGTGGAATTGCGTTCCCGCGCCGCCCCCGGCAAAAGTGCCTT is a genomic window containing:
- a CDS encoding response regulator: MDRPIRIVLVDDHAVMRAALCSLLDARAEFSVVGEADNGREALAVAAKAAPDVVVMDINIPELNGIDATRQLCARFPHMKVIGLSVHTKGRMVSEMLDAGAMGYVPKSSAAQDLINAIRSVMAGNMYVSPEVLGDFVELRSRAAPGKSAFEKLTGREREVLQLLAEGNSTKEAAEKLCLSVPTIHTHRQHVMEKLGARSIADLVRYAIREGIISADC